A part of Desulfobacter sp. genomic DNA contains:
- a CDS encoding amidohydrolase family protein — MLSDQLPYFDDPHGDKLPSGISRVIDAHVHVFPDKIFSAVQDWFDAFAWKIRYRMKSRELIAFLLDRGVGRVVALQYAHKPGMADYLNHYMADLCREFGDRVIGLATLFPGEAEADGILNRAFDAGLSGVKLHAHVQCFDMNSPDMDVIYRVCRERNRPLLIHAGREPKSEHYLCDPYEICSAGRVDRVLGEWPGLKLCVPHLGFDETDAYLALVEKYDTLWLDTAMVLADYFPQGNPENFKEFPLHRILYGSDYPNIPYNWDRELKWLASAGLAREDLDRVLYRNAAEFYDLSF; from the coding sequence ATGCTGAGTGACCAACTGCCTTATTTTGACGATCCCCACGGCGATAAACTTCCCAGCGGAATCTCCCGGGTGATCGATGCCCATGTTCATGTCTTTCCGGATAAAATTTTTTCTGCGGTCCAGGACTGGTTCGACGCCTTTGCCTGGAAGATCCGCTACCGGATGAAAAGCCGGGAACTCATCGCCTTTCTCCTTGACCGCGGCGTCGGGCGGGTCGTCGCCCTGCAGTATGCCCATAAGCCGGGAATGGCCGATTACCTGAATCATTACATGGCAGACCTCTGCCGGGAATTTGGGGATCGGGTCATCGGCCTGGCCACCCTCTTTCCAGGGGAGGCGGAGGCCGACGGCATTTTGAACCGGGCCTTTGATGCCGGGCTTTCCGGGGTCAAGCTCCACGCCCATGTCCAGTGTTTTGACATGAACAGCCCGGATATGGATGTGATTTACCGGGTCTGCCGGGAACGGAACCGGCCGCTTCTGATCCATGCCGGCCGGGAACCCAAAAGCGAGCATTACCTATGCGACCCCTACGAGATCTGCAGCGCTGGCCGGGTCGACCGGGTGCTGGGGGAATGGCCGGGCTTAAAGCTATGTGTCCCCCACCTGGGGTTTGACGAGACCGATGCCTATCTGGCCCTGGTTGAAAAATACGACACCCTCTGGCTGGATACGGCCATGGTACTGGCCGATTATTTTCCCCAGGGCAACCCTGAAAATTTTAAGGAGTTTCCCCTGCACCGGATCCTCTACGGCTCGGATTATCCCAATATTCCCTATAACTGGGACCGGGAACTCAAATGGCTGGCGTCTGCCGGCCTGGCCCGGGAGGATCTGGACCGGGTGCTTTACAGGAATGCCGCGGAATTCTACGATTTATCTTTTTGA
- a CDS encoding site-specific DNA-methyltransferase: protein MKTEHRTIFSDAAAMTELGDGSTNLVVTSPPYPMIEMWDGIFTRQDGAVKTHLEKGAGWSAFETMHRLLDRVWAEVYRILAPGGFACINIGDATRTIKGDFCLYPNHSRILSSTTALGFTPLPCILWRKQTNAPNKFMGSGMLPAGAYVTLEHEYVLILRKGGKREFKREEDKALRRESALFWEERNAWFSDVWFDIKGSRQALGDKETRKRSAAFPFELAYRLVNMYSVKGDLVVDPFLGMGTTALAAMVAGRNSAGYEIDPGLENTITGLKGNLVAGAGELIEQRLAAHLGFVEKRVAEKGPLKHQNRHYGFPVMTAQEKELFINPPIDLEIRDGSFTEVSYEKGPY, encoded by the coding sequence ATGAAAACAGAACACAGAACTATTTTTTCAGATGCCGCAGCCATGACGGAATTGGGGGACGGGAGCACGAACCTGGTGGTGACCTCTCCTCCCTATCCCATGATTGAGATGTGGGATGGTATCTTTACCCGCCAGGATGGGGCCGTTAAAACGCACCTGGAAAAGGGGGCGGGATGGTCGGCATTTGAAACCATGCACCGCCTTTTAGACCGGGTGTGGGCGGAGGTCTACCGGATCCTTGCCCCCGGCGGGTTTGCCTGCATCAACATCGGCGACGCCACCCGGACCATTAAAGGTGATTTCTGCCTCTATCCCAACCATTCCAGGATTTTGTCATCGACAACAGCCCTGGGGTTTACCCCGCTGCCCTGCATCCTATGGCGGAAGCAGACCAATGCCCCCAATAAATTCATGGGCTCCGGCATGCTGCCTGCCGGTGCCTATGTGACCCTGGAACATGAGTATGTGCTGATTCTAAGGAAAGGGGGAAAGCGGGAATTCAAAAGGGAGGAGGACAAGGCGCTCCGGCGGGAAAGCGCCCTGTTCTGGGAGGAGCGCAACGCATGGTTTTCCGATGTCTGGTTTGACATCAAGGGCAGCCGCCAGGCCCTGGGGGACAAGGAGACCCGGAAGCGCAGCGCCGCCTTTCCCTTTGAGCTGGCCTATCGGCTCGTCAATATGTACTCGGTGAAAGGCGACCTGGTGGTGGATCCCTTCCTGGGCATGGGTACCACGGCCCTGGCCGCCATGGTGGCGGGCCGGAATTCCGCAGGGTATGAAATTGATCCCGGCCTGGAAAATACCATCACCGGCCTGAAGGGTAATCTGGTGGCCGGGGCAGGGGAACTCATTGAACAGCGGCTGGCCGCCCACCTTGGATTTGTGGAAAAACGGGTGGCAGAGAAGGGGCCTTTGAAACACCAGAACCGCCACTACGGTTTTCCGGTGATGACGGCCCAGGAAAAGGAATTGTTCATTAATCCCCCCATTGATCTGGAGATCCGGGACGGCAGTTTTACCGAAGTCAGCTATGAAAAAGGACCATATTAA
- a CDS encoding RNA-binding transcriptional accessory protein, with protein MTDMIGQVSRETGLKATQVGAVAQLLEEGATIWFIARYRKEKTGSLDEVAIAAVQEKMEAFKAVSNRKAAILKSLEERELLTPELSAAFEKAATLTELEDLYEGYRPKKQTRATKARERGLDPLARFIRSQTRAPLAPEIKKYINPQKDVPDAEAALAGARDIIAEEVCQAPEVRKAMREFFISGAAVSARVKKAKEEEGAKYRDYFDWNEPAFKAPSHRIMAMFRGQKEGVLTVHVLPDEERALKLMGRFALRHPSKTAPQTREEMAAAVKDGYKRLLSKSMEKEAMVELKARADSRAIDVFADNLEGLLLSPPMGEKRVMAVDPGFRTGCKIACLSAQGRLLHHDLIYLHQEEKARATLVRLAEKYRIQAVAVGNGTAGRETRDLAASALKEKGMDRDIEVVMTDESGASVYSASQCAREEFPDHDITVRGAVSIGRRLMDPLAELVKIDPKSIGVGQYQHDVDQALLKNSLDHVVKSCVNRVGVEMNTASKELLSQVSGLNKTIAANLVAYRNENGPFTSRKQLLKVPRLGPKAFEQAAGFLRIKNARNPLDNSGIHPESYGLVQTIARDRGWDIAAVIGKKEVVEKIDLAPYITPETGLPTLEDILKELAAPGRDPRKPFQSFSFDDTVHEITDLVPGMSLPGIVTNVTAFGAFVDIGVHQDGLVHISQLADRFVKDPNEVVTVRQQVRVKVLEVDVRRKRISLSMKKQGR; from the coding sequence ATGACAGATATGATAGGGCAGGTCAGCCGGGAAACCGGGCTGAAGGCAACCCAGGTTGGGGCGGTGGCACAGCTTCTGGAGGAGGGGGCCACCATCTGGTTCATCGCCCGGTACAGAAAGGAAAAAACCGGTTCCCTGGATGAAGTGGCCATTGCCGCAGTCCAGGAAAAAATGGAAGCCTTCAAGGCGGTTTCCAATAGGAAGGCGGCCATCCTCAAATCCCTGGAAGAGCGGGAGCTGCTGACCCCGGAACTTTCCGCCGCCTTTGAAAAGGCCGCCACCCTCACGGAATTGGAAGACCTTTACGAGGGATACCGTCCCAAAAAGCAGACCCGGGCCACCAAGGCCAGGGAGCGGGGACTGGATCCCCTGGCCCGGTTCATCCGGTCCCAGACCCGGGCGCCCCTGGCTCCCGAAATCAAAAAATATATTAATCCCCAGAAGGATGTGCCCGATGCCGAGGCCGCACTGGCCGGTGCCAGGGACATCATTGCCGAAGAGGTCTGCCAGGCACCGGAGGTCAGAAAGGCGATGCGGGAGTTCTTTATTTCCGGGGCCGCCGTCTCTGCCAGGGTGAAAAAGGCCAAAGAGGAAGAGGGGGCCAAGTACAGGGACTATTTTGACTGGAACGAGCCGGCCTTCAAAGCCCCTTCCCACAGGATCATGGCCATGTTCAGGGGGCAGAAGGAGGGGGTGCTCACCGTCCATGTCCTGCCCGATGAAGAACGGGCCCTCAAGCTCATGGGTCGATTTGCCCTGAGGCATCCCTCCAAAACCGCTCCCCAGACCCGGGAGGAAATGGCGGCTGCGGTCAAGGACGGATACAAGCGCCTGCTCTCCAAATCCATGGAAAAAGAGGCCATGGTGGAGTTGAAAGCCCGGGCGGACAGCCGGGCCATTGACGTCTTTGCCGATAACCTGGAAGGGCTGCTCCTCTCCCCGCCCATGGGGGAAAAGCGGGTGATGGCCGTTGACCCGGGATTCAGGACCGGGTGCAAGATCGCCTGTCTGTCTGCCCAGGGGCGCCTGCTCCACCACGACCTGATCTATCTCCACCAGGAGGAAAAAGCCAGGGCCACCCTTGTCCGCCTGGCGGAAAAGTACAGGATCCAGGCCGTGGCCGTGGGCAACGGCACGGCCGGACGGGAAACCCGGGACCTGGCCGCCTCGGCCCTGAAGGAAAAAGGGATGGACAGGGATATCGAAGTGGTCATGACCGATGAGAGCGGGGCCTCGGTCTATTCGGCATCCCAATGCGCCCGGGAGGAATTCCCTGACCATGACATCACGGTGCGGGGGGCGGTGTCCATCGGCCGCCGGCTCATGGATCCCCTGGCGGAACTGGTGAAAATCGATCCCAAATCCATCGGCGTGGGCCAGTACCAGCACGATGTGGACCAGGCGCTTTTGAAAAACAGCCTGGACCATGTGGTAAAATCCTGCGTGAACCGGGTGGGGGTGGAGATGAATACCGCATCAAAGGAATTGCTCTCCCAGGTCTCCGGGCTGAACAAAACCATTGCCGCCAACCTGGTGGCCTATAGAAACGAGAACGGCCCCTTTACCAGCAGGAAACAATTGCTCAAGGTGCCGAGGCTGGGGCCCAAGGCTTTTGAGCAGGCCGCCGGCTTTTTGAGAATTAAAAATGCCAGAAACCCCCTGGATAATTCCGGTATCCATCCCGAATCCTATGGCCTGGTCCAGACCATTGCCCGGGATCGGGGATGGGATATTGCCGCCGTCATCGGGAAAAAAGAGGTGGTGGAAAAGATCGACCTTGCCCCGTACATCACCCCGGAGACCGGCCTGCCCACCCTGGAGGACATCCTAAAGGAACTGGCCGCTCCGGGCCGGGATCCGAGGAAACCCTTTCAGTCCTTTTCCTTTGACGACACCGTCCACGAAATCACCGACCTTGTCCCCGGTATGAGTCTGCCGGGCATCGTGACCAATGTCACGGCCTTTGGCGCCTTTGTGGATATCGGTGTCCACCAGGACGGCCTGGTCCACATCAGCCAGCTGGCCGACCGCTTTGTCAAGGATCCCAACGAGGTGGTGACGGTGAGGCAGCAGGTCCGGGTGAAGGTGCTGGAGGTGGATGTGCGGAGGAAACGGATCTCCCTGTCCATGAAAAAACAGGGAAGGTAA
- the tpx gene encoding thiol peroxidase — MASTQLGGNPVSLAGDFPVQGQPAKEFKGVKQDLSEITLSSLEGKRVVLNIFPSIDTAVCATSVRKFNEQAAALDNAVVVCISGDLPFAHQRFCGAEGIDNVVTASVFRNPEFGTDYGVAIQDGPLAGLTARAVVVVDETGRVIHSQLVGEIREEPDYAAALACLK; from the coding sequence ATGGCTTCTACTCAACTCGGCGGAAACCCGGTTTCCCTGGCCGGCGATTTTCCTGTACAGGGCCAGCCGGCAAAAGAATTCAAAGGTGTAAAACAGGATTTATCTGAAATTACCCTCTCTTCTCTGGAGGGGAAACGGGTGGTACTTAATATTTTCCCAAGTATTGACACCGCAGTCTGCGCCACCTCAGTACGCAAATTCAACGAACAGGCCGCGGCCCTGGACAATGCCGTTGTGGTCTGTATTTCAGGGGACCTGCCCTTTGCCCACCAGCGGTTCTGCGGGGCCGAGGGGATTGACAACGTGGTAACGGCTTCGGTGTTTAGAAATCCTGAGTTCGGAACGGACTATGGTGTGGCCATCCAGGACGGGCCCCTGGCCGGGCTGACGGCCCGGGCCGTTGTGGTGGTGGATGAAACCGGCAGGGTGATCCACAGCCAGCTGGTGGGGGAAATCAGGGAAGAACCGGACTACGCCGCCGCCCTTGCCTGCCTGAAATAA
- a CDS encoding AsmA family protein — protein sequence MKKVIKWGAIAAGVCLVLIVGAVVLVPMFVDVQKYKPEIEALVTEQTGRSFSMGDDIKLSVFPWVGVSLSDLKLGNAAGFAGDEMVSVKGFEVRLKVMPLFSRQVQVDKFIMDSPRIILAKNKAGKGNWEMGPAGKKKAAPKAETPAAKGGGALPIDSLMVGRFSIINGLLSYVDQKTGMSKEVSDLNLELADISLDKPVKIDLSAKLDGKPLSLSGQAGPVGKEPGKSDMGIDLRIKALNELELALKGQLIAPATAQKIDLTLNVSPFSPRRLFEALGQPFPVETKDPGALDKVFFRAAVKGSAAAVSLTGGELGLDDSLMKFSAQVGAFSKPDIKFDLALDKIDLDRYLPPAKEGQGQPAGAGAKTGAKTGSGTQAKPDYAPLRRMVLDGKATVGSLKAANLKMENVLVKITGKGGVFNLDPFSMDFYQGKAGAKARLDVRKNTPVTSLNITSQGVQAGPVIKDAAQKEIIEGALDADIGLTMTGDTPDQIKKTLGGKGELTFTDGAIVGIDIAGTIRNAKSLGLGEKSTEKPKTDFAELKIPYTASQGLVTIPGASLVSPLLRLVTTGKTHLPQESLDFRIEPKVVATLKGQGDTQQRRGLLIPLVVTGTYAHPKIRPDLKAVVGKELTSPEGIMGVLGGKSGEGETATEGAPAQETKPEDKVKSLLKGFIQ from the coding sequence ATGAAAAAGGTCATCAAGTGGGGGGCGATCGCCGCGGGCGTCTGCCTGGTATTGATTGTGGGGGCCGTTGTCCTGGTCCCCATGTTTGTGGATGTCCAGAAGTACAAACCTGAAATCGAAGCCCTGGTGACCGAACAGACCGGCCGCAGTTTTTCCATGGGCGATGATATCAAGCTTTCCGTGTTTCCTTGGGTGGGGGTGTCCCTGTCCGACCTGAAACTGGGCAATGCCGCCGGTTTTGCCGGGGATGAGATGGTGTCGGTCAAGGGCTTTGAGGTCCGCCTCAAGGTCATGCCCCTGTTTTCCCGGCAGGTGCAGGTGGACAAGTTCATCATGGATTCTCCCCGGATCATCCTGGCCAAGAATAAGGCCGGCAAGGGCAACTGGGAGATGGGGCCTGCCGGGAAGAAGAAAGCGGCACCCAAGGCTGAAACCCCAGCTGCTAAAGGGGGAGGGGCCCTGCCCATTGATTCGTTGATGGTGGGACGGTTTTCCATTATCAACGGGCTTCTTTCCTATGTGGACCAGAAAACCGGGATGTCAAAGGAGGTCTCGGATCTGAATCTGGAACTGGCGGATATCAGCCTGGACAAGCCGGTGAAGATTGATCTGAGCGCCAAACTGGACGGCAAGCCCCTTTCCCTGTCTGGCCAGGCCGGGCCGGTGGGCAAGGAACCGGGTAAGTCAGATATGGGGATCGACCTTAGGATCAAAGCCCTGAATGAATTGGAACTGGCTCTTAAGGGGCAGCTCATTGCCCCTGCAACGGCGCAGAAAATCGATCTTACCCTCAATGTGTCCCCGTTTTCTCCCCGCAGGCTTTTTGAGGCCCTGGGCCAGCCTTTCCCAGTGGAGACAAAGGATCCCGGCGCATTGGACAAGGTCTTTTTCAGGGCTGCTGTCAAAGGCTCTGCCGCCGCAGTCTCCCTGACCGGTGGCGAGTTGGGGCTGGATGATTCCCTGATGAAATTTTCCGCACAGGTGGGGGCCTTCAGTAAGCCGGATATTAAGTTTGACCTGGCGCTGGATAAGATTGACCTGGACCGTTACCTTCCCCCGGCCAAGGAGGGGCAGGGACAGCCCGCCGGGGCCGGTGCCAAGACCGGCGCCAAAACCGGATCCGGCACCCAGGCGAAACCGGACTACGCCCCCCTTCGCAGGATGGTGCTGGACGGTAAGGCCACCGTGGGCAGCCTTAAGGCAGCCAATTTGAAAATGGAAAACGTCCTGGTGAAAATTACCGGCAAAGGCGGGGTCTTTAACCTGGATCCCTTTTCCATGGATTTCTACCAGGGCAAGGCCGGGGCCAAGGCCCGGCTGGATGTCCGGAAAAACACCCCGGTCACCAGCCTGAACATTACCTCCCAGGGGGTACAGGCAGGGCCCGTGATCAAGGATGCCGCCCAGAAAGAAATCATTGAGGGGGCCCTGGATGCGGACATCGGACTGACCATGACCGGGGACACCCCGGACCAGATAAAGAAGACCCTGGGCGGCAAGGGCGAGTTGACCTTTACCGACGGGGCCATTGTTGGCATTGATATTGCCGGCACCATCCGCAATGCCAAGTCGCTGGGGCTGGGGGAAAAATCAACGGAAAAGCCCAAAACGGATTTTGCCGAATTAAAAATTCCCTACACGGCCAGCCAGGGCCTGGTGACCATTCCCGGGGCCAGCCTGGTCTCCCCTTTGCTTCGCCTGGTGACCACGGGAAAAACCCACCTGCCCCAAGAGAGTCTGGACTTCAGGATTGAGCCCAAGGTGGTGGCCACTCTCAAGGGCCAGGGCGACACCCAGCAGCGCCGCGGCCTGCTCATTCCCCTGGTGGTCACCGGCACCTATGCCCATCCCAAGATCAGGCCGGACCTCAAGGCTGTGGTGGGCAAGGAGTTGACCAGCCCTGAAGGGATCATGGGGGTTCTCGGCGGCAAGAGCGGGGAGGGGGAAACTGCCACAGAAGGCGCCCCTGCCCAGGAAACCAAACCCGAAGATAAAGTTAAAAGCCTGCTTAAGGGATTTATACAATAG
- a CDS encoding DUF4197 domain-containing protein, translating into MLTLKLKRMAVFGILALGLLFQPPAWAGTSWLDQGSKLLKSMGSGQESDSGAAQVLSAGLSTEDIIAGLKQALEKGSAAVVGQLSAVDGFNTDAAVHIPLPENLAMVKSLLDKAGMGAYTDDVELKLNRAAEAATPKAKALFMDAITQMTFEDARGILDGPDDAATQYFKAKMSPGLAEAMTPVVDESLNQVGAIQAYDLMIGEYKKMPFVPDVKGNLTGHAVEKAMDGIFYYLAKEEKAIRENPAKRTTELLQKVFK; encoded by the coding sequence ATGTTGACGCTGAAATTGAAACGCATGGCGGTTTTTGGAATTCTGGCCCTGGGGCTGCTATTCCAGCCACCGGCATGGGCCGGAACCTCATGGCTGGACCAGGGAAGCAAACTGCTCAAATCCATGGGCAGCGGCCAGGAATCAGATTCGGGGGCGGCGCAGGTACTTTCAGCCGGCCTGTCCACGGAGGATATCATCGCCGGTCTCAAGCAGGCCCTGGAGAAGGGTTCCGCCGCCGTGGTGGGACAGTTGAGTGCCGTGGATGGATTCAACACCGATGCTGCCGTGCATATTCCCCTGCCTGAAAACTTGGCCATGGTGAAATCTTTGCTGGACAAGGCCGGGATGGGGGCATATACCGATGATGTGGAACTGAAGCTGAACCGGGCGGCCGAGGCGGCAACCCCCAAGGCGAAAGCCCTGTTCATGGATGCCATCACCCAGATGACCTTTGAGGATGCCAGGGGGATTCTGGACGGGCCCGATGATGCGGCCACCCAGTATTTCAAGGCTAAGATGTCACCGGGACTGGCCGAGGCCATGACCCCGGTGGTGGACGAGAGCCTGAACCAGGTGGGAGCCATCCAGGCCTATGATCTGATGATCGGGGAGTATAAAAAAATGCCCTTTGTTCCTGATGTGAAGGGGAACCTTACCGGCCACGCCGTTGAAAAGGCCATGGACGGGATTTTCTATTATCTGGCAAAGGAGGAAAAGGCGATCCGGGAAAATCCGGCCAAGCGGACAACTGAACTGCTGCAAAAAGTATTCAAATGA
- a CDS encoding MBL fold metallo-hydrolase translates to MVELGFMGAAGEVTGSMHVVDTGEEKILLDCGMFQGRRKEAREKNLKFPVKRSEFTSMVLSHAHIDHSGRIPMLTQNGFAGRIVTTRPTRDALNYMLLDSGHIQESDAHYLNYKALRGFLYQAEQSKSKNGKTISNKEKSQIKNLLKKNPYELNVETIVKLQKEHGLEVVTPLYTMEDARQSLTYIDGYPFGVPVTIGSNTTVKFYVAGHILGSAFSLITVDQGGKKTRILYTGDVGRFDKPILKDPTLVFDEEDRDIDLLIMESTYGDREHDPVEDLAGSLSRVLTDTVSRGGSLIIPSFAYGRTQEIIYILHELYEAGTVPQVPIYVDSPLASNITTVFGEHPESYDKETHEAFLEKGLNPFYFEKIKFVGTVEESMNLTRDTSPHVVISASGMCEAGRILHHLRYKIHDPKNTILLVGYMAQHTLGRRLEELGLAHGENGGGEAPEVKILGKEYPLKARVEKIGGFSAHGDRHELMRIVTESNLNVKNVAIVHGETDQSEAFAGRLKEKGYNAFIPKPGDTFQI, encoded by the coding sequence ATGGTTGAACTGGGATTTATGGGAGCGGCCGGCGAGGTCACCGGCTCCATGCATGTGGTGGATACTGGGGAAGAAAAGATTTTACTGGATTGCGGCATGTTCCAGGGCCGCAGAAAGGAAGCCCGGGAGAAGAACCTCAAGTTTCCGGTGAAGCGCTCGGAATTCACCTCCATGGTGCTTTCCCATGCCCACATCGACCATTCGGGCAGGATTCCCATGCTGACCCAGAACGGGTTTGCCGGGCGCATCGTCACCACCCGGCCGACCCGGGACGCGCTGAACTATATGCTGCTGGACTCGGGCCATATCCAGGAATCAGATGCCCACTACCTGAATTACAAGGCGTTGCGCGGCTTTCTCTATCAGGCGGAGCAGTCCAAGTCCAAAAACGGCAAAACCATTTCCAATAAAGAGAAATCACAGATTAAAAATCTGCTCAAGAAAAATCCCTATGAACTGAATGTGGAGACCATTGTCAAACTCCAGAAAGAGCACGGCCTGGAGGTGGTGACGCCCCTGTACACCATGGAGGACGCCCGTCAGTCCCTTACCTATATTGACGGCTATCCCTTCGGGGTGCCGGTGACCATCGGATCCAATACCACGGTGAAGTTTTACGTGGCCGGCCATATTCTGGGATCGGCCTTTTCCCTGATCACCGTGGACCAGGGAGGCAAGAAGACCAGAATTCTTTACACCGGAGATGTGGGGCGGTTTGACAAGCCCATCCTCAAGGATCCCACCCTGGTCTTTGACGAGGAGGACCGGGACATTGACCTGCTGATCATGGAAAGCACTTACGGGGACCGGGAGCACGATCCTGTGGAGGACCTGGCCGGCAGTTTGAGCCGTGTGCTCACCGACACCGTGTCCCGGGGCGGCTCCCTGATCATCCCCTCCTTTGCCTACGGCAGGACCCAGGAGATTATTTACATCCTCCACGAGCTGTATGAGGCCGGCACCGTTCCCCAGGTGCCCATCTATGTGGACAGCCCCCTGGCGTCCAATATCACAACGGTGTTCGGCGAACATCCCGAGTCCTACGACAAGGAGACCCATGAGGCCTTCCTGGAAAAGGGGCTGAACCCCTTTTATTTTGAAAAGATTAAATTTGTGGGCACGGTGGAGGAGTCAATGAACCTGACAAGGGATACTTCTCCCCATGTGGTGATTTCCGCTTCGGGCATGTGTGAGGCCGGCCGGATTCTCCACCACCTGAGGTATAAGATCCATGATCCCAAGAATACCATCCTTCTGGTGGGATACATGGCACAGCATACCCTGGGACGGCGCCTTGAGGAACTGGGCCTGGCCCACGGGGAAAACGGCGGGGGAGAGGCTCCGGAAGTAAAGATCCTGGGCAAGGAATACCCCTTAAAGGCCAGGGTAGAAAAGATCGGCGGTTTTTCCGCCCACGGCGACCGACATGAACTCATGCGCATCGTCACCGAATCCAACCTCAATGTGAAGAATGTGGCCATTGTCCACGGGGAAACCGACCAGAGCGAGGCCTTTGCCGGCCGCCTGAAGGAAAAAGGGTACAATGCCTTTATTCCCAAACCCGGGGATACGTTTCAGATATAA